One Synergistota bacterium DNA window includes the following coding sequences:
- a CDS encoding sigma-70 family RNA polymerase sigma factor — protein MELTFTFKRVLPEIKKLEKLSDAELARLAVSDDIAFEYLVYRYQGFIRSMVFSLTSSRDEGEDLFQESLWKLYNSLGTYKSEYDFKPWLRKVILTTFLSMKRKERKMISIDELSDKGIDLKSEDTSHGRLELESALEEALSSLSKETRVIVYLRFKEGLTHEEIARELGMKVETVRKRFSRALSVLRKVMKL, from the coding sequence TTGGAGCTAACTTTTACATTTAAGAGAGTTTTACCTGAAATTAAGAAGCTGGAGAAGCTTAGCGATGCCGAGCTCGCCAGGCTTGCTGTTTCTGATGATATTGCTTTTGAATACTTAGTGTATAGGTATCAGGGATTTATAAGATCTATGGTATTCTCCCTTACTTCATCCCGAGACGAGGGAGAGGACCTCTTTCAGGAAAGTTTGTGGAAGCTTTATAACTCTCTTGGAACCTACAAATCTGAATATGATTTCAAGCCTTGGTTGAGGAAGGTTATTTTGACAACTTTTCTTAGCATGAAAAGAAAGGAGAGGAAAATGATTAGCATAGATGAGCTTTCGGATAAAGGAATAGATCTTAAATCCGAGGATACCTCTCATGGTAGGTTGGAGCTGGAGAGCGCATTGGAAGAGGCGCTCTCCAGTCTTTCCAAAGAGACGAGAGTGATAGTTTACTTGAGATTTAAAGAGGGCTTAACCCATGAGGAGATCGCACGAGAGCTTGGAATGAAAGTTGAAACGGTTAGAAAACGCTTTAGCAGGGCTCTTTCTGTTTTAAGGAAGGTGATGAAGCTCTGA